The DNA region CACATCATCTAAATTTTGTCTAAACCCCAGGCACACTTCGCTTAAGCCCCCTCAATACCTACTCTCAAATCATTGATTTTCTTGCAATCCAATCGGGATAAGCTATTATCAGCCTTGCCCCTCGGTCCAAGCGCACACATCTTTGGAGATGGAGATCAATCCTCGGTGGGTGGCCACAGGCCCAAATTGCACAACATATGTGCCACAAGAACAAGTGTCAGTATAGAAGCATCCAGGATTACGAACAATACCGATCACGTGGGAACGAGATCCTCGAAGGTAGGATTTGACTACCTCGAAAGTGTTATGTAGCATTACTACATGACCTCCGCTCTCACCTAAGTTACCAGAAAGAGATCGATTGTCTAGCTTGGTCAAGTACTTTAGGAGCACACGCCGTGGCTGAAAACGCGATCAATACTCAGGATTCCGCAGATGGCTTGGTTGACCAACGGGCCGGGGCGGGCATCGTCGTCCTATCCTCATCGATGCAGCTGCTGCACATGAACCGCCAAGCGGCCGAGCTCTCCAAGCAGATCAATATGGCAGAAAATGGTGGCGTCCCTGCCAAGGCCGCACAAGGAGTGCTGCCATCCGCCCTCACTGAGCTCTGTGCCGAGATCATCAAGGCCCTCCAGGTCAGAACTGAGGCCAAGGATTGGGAACAGTTCGAGGTAAAACGAGTCGCCGGCAATCCAAACCAACCAGTTCTGCTTCGGGGATTCGGGCTACCGGACCGGGGCGGCATTCAGCATGCGCGTCTGGTTGTAACCCTGGAGGAGTTGGGTCGACGCCAACACCTCAATACAGACCAGGCCAAAGAACGATTCCAACTAACCAATCGCGAACAGTCCGTTGTGGAAAACTTGGCCAAAGGCTGGACCAACAAGGAAATCGCCAACGCCCTTCAGATCACTGAACAAACAGTCAAAGAACACATCAAACATATTATGAGGAAAACGAACTCAACGACCCGCACCGGCATTCTCGTCCAGGTGTTTAAGTCCTAATACATCTGACAATCTCAGCAACTCCCCTCTCTACCTCGCCCCAGATATTCTGGCTTGGTTGACTGCCATCATCTCTTCTCAAGCAATTGCCTCTGTCGCAAATTCCTCACAGTGAATGAAATTAGAGACGATCACACGCATCGCCACACAAAAATAAACATTATAGATCATACAGTTACGATTCTGGTTACTGGCCCAGCCTTTGCTCAACACTTATAGTTGTTTGCCCCTGTTGGGGACGACCGAGTTGATGGGGAATCTTAGGCGGGTATCAGGGATGAGAACTCCATTCAGACACCAGATTCTGGCGATTGTGGCAGGCAGTCTCCTCGTATCAGCCTGCCAGTCCGCACCACAGGCTACTTCCAATCGATACAACAATGGCGCGTTCATGGATCTGTGGGGAACCTACACCCATTGCCTTGCAACCGATCAATTTCTGACGGCAAACCTAGACTCAACGAAGCTCCGCGGCGTCAGTGCAAATGCCTCGGCTCAGACGACATTGGAAACTCTCGTTCCGACCGCCCTGCGCAAGCACTTGACTCAATCATCCCCTCGTCTGGCCGTTGACCTCCACGCGATGGCGGCCTCATGCAGTCTCCATACGGGTACCCTGGCTGCATCCGTCGGCGAATTCGATGTGGCCCGCGCACAGTTTCGACAAGTCGTGGCGGCCGAAGGCCAAGGACAAACCCGCTACTACGTGGACCTAGCCCGCACCAAGCTTGCCGAACTGGAACTAGCGCTCCAAGCCTCAGCCAGGTAAGTGGAGCCCCCTATCCCTAGGACAAATTCCCTGGCTGCTGCTCCTTCCGGCTAACCGAGTGGAAGAGTTGTATATACTTAGCAGCCGACTGCTGCCAGTTTAGTTCCTGCCGCATGCCAGCAGTCGCAATCCCTCGCCATTCTGCTTTGTCTCTATAGACCTCCAAAGCCAACATGATGCTCGCCAACAGTGACTCCGAACTGGAGTCAACAAAGACAAAACCGGTCGAACGCTTTGCCTTGGCCGCCACCGGCGCATAGTTGCAGACCGTATCGGCCAATCCACCGGTTTTGCGAACAATCGGAACCGTACCGTACCTGAGGCTATAAAGTTGGCTCAAGCCACACGGTTCATAGCGGGAGGGCATAAGAAAGAGATCGGCGCCGGCCTCGATGCGATGCGCTAAGCCTTCGTCGAACGCCTGTCGAAACGCGATCTTCTTCGGATACCGCTCCGCCCATTCCGTGAGCGTCCGTTCATACATCTGATCTCCAGTACCGAGAACCACCAACTGAAGATCCAACTCGATCAACTCAGGCAACAACGCGACGATCAGGTCAATCCCCTTTTGACTCGTCAATCTAGCGATCACAGACAGCAGCGGCACACTTTGTTGCGGCAGGCCAACTTCCTTTTGGAGATCGCTCTTGCAGCGGGCCTTCCCAGACAAGTCCTCCACGGAATAATGGTAGCGAAGGTGCGGATCCGTCGCCGGATTCCATAGGCTGTCATCGATTCCGTTGACAATTCCATGCAAAACCCCTTTCCGCTCTTCCAGAACCCCCTCAAGGCCAAAGCCGAACTCCTTCGTCTGAATTTCGCGGCTGTATGTCGGGCTCACGGTC from Nitrospiraceae bacterium includes:
- the glgA gene encoding glycogen synthase GlgA; this translates as MASSEAVPFAKTGGLADVVGALAVEFCRLGHDVNLLIPGYRQLLAAASHRKEVARLVVPTVSGMAKVGIHEISAGGESQPAGAGRLRIFAISHDASFDRAGLYQEGGADYPDNLERFSLFCRAVMEWLVFLGEHESWYADILHLHDWQTALCAAYQKTLYQTTSAFKNLRTILTVHNLGYQGLFPGKSFPTTGLPVQYFGPKHLEFYGSVNLLKGGLVFSDALTTVSPTYSREIQTKEFGFGLEGVLEERKGVLHGIVNGIDDSLWNPATDPHLRYHYSVEDLSGKARCKSDLQKEVGLPQQSVPLLSVIARLTSQKGIDLIVALLPELIELDLQLVVLGTGDQMYERTLTEWAERYPKKIAFRQAFDEGLAHRIEAGADLFLMPSRYEPCGLSQLYSLRYGTVPIVRKTGGLADTVCNYAPVAAKAKRSTGFVFVDSSSESLLASIMLALEVYRDKAEWRGIATAGMRQELNWQQSAAKYIQLFHSVSRKEQQPGNLS
- a CDS encoding response regulator transcription factor, producing MAENAINTQDSADGLVDQRAGAGIVVLSSSMQLLHMNRQAAELSKQINMAENGGVPAKAAQGVLPSALTELCAEIIKALQVRTEAKDWEQFEVKRVAGNPNQPVLLRGFGLPDRGGIQHARLVVTLEELGRRQHLNTDQAKERFQLTNREQSVVENLAKGWTNKEIANALQITEQTVKEHIKHIMRKTNSTTRTGILVQVFKS